In one window of Campylobacter sp. DNA:
- a CDS encoding AI-2E family transporter encodes MKLQMSLMSVACVVIILAGLKAAQAIVVPFLLAIFITVLVSPLVLYVQKIRVGRVFSFLIITFAFVAIIVFFGAVIFDAIKEFSARLPELQAKFEEVLGGVSAKLSLFGIELNAASLGIDPSEAAAQLSALLRKTGSIVSTGFFIFIMVSFMVFESSVIDEKIRYFSQSSRATHTFVKKFASSLKKYLLIKTIASACTGALIGLGLWALGVPYAALWGILAFVLNFIPTIGSIVAVFPTLFVTLATMDISSSIWTIAIYLVVNVAIGNIIEPRFLGQGLGLSTISVLAGLLLWGFVLGIGGLFLAVPLTMSLQIALASNDKTRFIATLLSNKVER; translated from the coding sequence TTGAAGCTTCAAATGTCCTTGATGTCGGTTGCTTGCGTCGTAATCATCCTGGCTGGTCTTAAAGCCGCGCAGGCTATCGTCGTGCCATTTTTGCTAGCTATTTTCATCACGGTGCTCGTCTCGCCGCTGGTGCTCTACGTCCAAAAGATCCGCGTCGGGCGCGTCTTTAGTTTCCTCATCATCACTTTCGCTTTCGTGGCGATTATAGTGTTTTTCGGCGCAGTCATCTTCGATGCGATCAAGGAATTTTCAGCGCGCCTACCCGAGCTGCAAGCAAAATTTGAAGAGGTGCTAGGAGGCGTGAGTGCGAAGCTCTCTCTATTCGGCATAGAGCTTAACGCCGCAAGCCTAGGCATTGATCCGAGCGAAGCCGCCGCGCAGCTATCTGCACTACTTCGCAAAACAGGCTCGATAGTCTCGACGGGATTTTTCATTTTTATAATGGTTTCATTTATGGTCTTTGAAAGCTCCGTGATCGACGAAAAAATCCGCTATTTTTCGCAAAGTAGCCGTGCTACGCACACTTTCGTGAAGAAATTTGCCTCCAGCCTCAAAAAATATCTACTAATCAAAACTATCGCTTCGGCTTGCACCGGCGCGCTCATCGGACTTGGGCTGTGGGCTCTTGGTGTCCCATATGCTGCGCTGTGGGGGATTTTAGCTTTCGTGCTAAATTTCATTCCTACGATAGGCTCGATCGTAGCGGTCTTTCCGACGCTTTTTGTGACGCTAGCTACGATGGATATAAGCTCTAGCATCTGGACTATCGCAATTTATTTGGTTGTAAACGTAGCGATCGGAAATATCATCGAGCCACGATTTTTAGGGCAAGGGCTCGGGCTTTCAACGATCAGTGTGCTTGCAGGGCTACTGCTGTGGGGCTTCGTGCTTGGTATCGGCGGGCTATTTTTGGCTGTGCCGCTTACGATGAGCTTGCAAATCGCGCTTGCTTCAAACGACAAAACACGCTTCATTGCGACTCTATTAAGCAACAAGGTCGAAAGATAA
- a CDS encoding disulfide bond formation protein B, translating into MKSLQDKMSQSLIRGAEISAGWGEDEKRFFNLFALAALALIALPVGIACLVLGFGMGDSPCIMCWHERFCMVAISFVALLIVRYGFTVKYLAAILFLACLGLYDGFLHYSLDGTGGGYLDIKQGFGLEILGAHTQFWVVVVHFCVIIFLGVILLLGKNVGKIMQKSEESAYGAVLPSFALGKIAVAAFAIIMAFNCVQAFITAGPPPYLASATPSRMSVDPSKWFWELDHWGETEIDFRESWNPKLPNLPK; encoded by the coding sequence ATGAAAAGTTTGCAAGATAAAATGTCTCAAAGCCTCATTCGCGGCGCCGAGATTTCTGCGGGCTGGGGCGAAGATGAAAAGCGGTTTTTTAATCTTTTCGCCCTTGCTGCCCTCGCCCTCATCGCCCTGCCCGTAGGTATCGCGTGTTTGGTTTTGGGCTTTGGCATGGGCGATAGCCCCTGCATCATGTGCTGGCACGAGAGATTTTGCATGGTCGCGATCTCATTTGTGGCCCTATTGATCGTTAGATACGGCTTTACGGTCAAATACCTAGCCGCGATCCTCTTTTTAGCATGCCTCGGGCTATACGACGGCTTTTTGCACTACAGCCTCGACGGCACCGGCGGCGGTTACCTCGACATCAAGCAGGGCTTCGGGCTTGAAATTTTAGGCGCACACACGCAGTTTTGGGTCGTAGTGGTGCATTTTTGCGTCATTATATTTTTGGGAGTGATTTTGCTGCTAGGCAAAAACGTAGGCAAAATAATGCAAAAAAGCGAGGAGAGCGCATACGGTGCGGTTCTGCCGAGCTTCGCGCTAGGCAAGATAGCCGTGGCAGCCTTTGCGATCATCATGGCTTTTAACTGCGTTCAGGCTTTCATCACGGCAGGTCCTCCGCCCTATCTAGCCTCCGCGACGCCTTCGCGCATGAGCGTCGATCCGTCAAAGTGGTTTTGGGAGCTTGATCACTGGGGGGAGACCGAAATTGACTTCCGCGAAAGCTGGAATCCAAAACTACCGAATTTACCGAAATGA
- a CDS encoding nitrous oxide-stimulated promoter family protein: MTSEKFIYEVNTVTKFIQIYCDGKHADALKKDGAVLHDYKDDKGLVQTHFHLCSDCERMLRYAYARLRACPHTEKPRCHHCPHPCYEREMWVNMAKMMKYSGMKLGLTKIKKLFSFKKS; this comes from the coding sequence ATGACGAGCGAAAAATTTATTTACGAAGTAAATACGGTGACGAAATTTATCCAAATTTACTGCGATGGCAAGCATGCGGATGCGCTTAAAAAAGATGGCGCCGTGCTTCATGACTATAAAGACGATAAGGGGCTAGTGCAGACGCACTTTCATCTCTGTAGCGACTGCGAGCGGATGCTGCGTTACGCCTACGCGCGCTTACGCGCCTGCCCGCATACCGAAAAGCCACGCTGTCACCACTGCCCGCATCCGTGCTATGAGCGTGAAATGTGGGTAAATATGGCTAAGATGATGAAATATAGCGGCATGAAGCTAGGACTTACGAAGATCAAAAAGCTTTTTTCGTTTAAAAAAAGCTAA
- a CDS encoding SPFH domain-containing protein: protein MPADLNDYFNKKNGDKKGGNLNFKIPNFGGMGKFSGVIYAIIAIIALLVISKPFVTIQSGEVGIKSNLGKYDPTPLGAGLHFFVPFIQDVFVVDTRTRIINYTSSEDMSAGIATKSGTAGGIISKNSLSVLDSRNLPVSIDITVQYRLNEATAPNTIAEWGFLWEDKIIDPRVKDVVRSVIGNYAAEELPTKRDEIAKAIDDGIRKNIEALPNSPVDLLAVQLREIILPAKVKEQIESVQIAKQEAERTKYEVERANQEALKKAALAKGNADAVKIEAQGRADAAKIEADAQAYANKEVAKSLDANLLSLKQIETQAKFNEALRENSDAKIFLTPGGAVPNIWVDTKDKAKQSAIEREN, encoded by the coding sequence ATGCCAGCGGATTTGAATGATTATTTTAATAAGAAAAATGGCGATAAAAAAGGCGGGAATTTAAATTTTAAAATTCCTAATTTTGGAGGAATGGGCAAGTTTAGCGGCGTGATTTACGCGATAATCGCGATAATAGCGCTACTAGTGATCTCAAAACCCTTCGTCACGATCCAATCCGGCGAGGTGGGGATCAAGTCAAATTTAGGCAAATACGATCCGACGCCTCTTGGCGCGGGACTTCATTTTTTTGTGCCGTTCATACAGGACGTATTCGTCGTAGATACTCGCACGCGTATCATCAACTACACCAGCAGCGAAGATATGAGCGCGGGTATCGCTACTAAAAGCGGCACCGCGGGCGGTATCATTAGTAAAAACTCGCTTTCGGTGCTAGACTCGCGAAATTTGCCCGTCAGCATCGACATCACCGTGCAATACAGGCTCAATGAAGCCACGGCGCCCAACACGATCGCCGAGTGGGGCTTTTTGTGGGAGGATAAGATCATCGATCCGCGCGTAAAGGACGTCGTGCGCAGCGTCATCGGTAACTATGCCGCCGAGGAGCTGCCTACCAAACGCGACGAGATCGCTAAAGCGATTGACGACGGCATCCGCAAGAATATCGAAGCACTGCCGAATTCGCCCGTAGATCTGCTAGCCGTGCAGCTTCGCGAGATCATCCTGCCGGCGAAGGTAAAGGAGCAGATCGAGAGCGTGCAGATCGCCAAGCAGGAGGCTGAGCGCACCAAATACGAGGTCGAGCGCGCAAATCAAGAGGCGCTTAAAAAGGCTGCTCTTGCCAAAGGTAACGCAGACGCCGTCAAAATCGAAGCTCAAGGTCGCGCCGATGCCGCTAAGATCGAAGCCGACGCGCAAGCCTACGCCAACAAAGAGGTCGCAAAGAGCTTGGATGCAAATCTTTTAAGCCTCAAGCAGATCGAGACGCAGGCCAAATTTAACGAGGCGTTGCGCGAAAACAGCGACGCAAAAATTTTCCTAACGCCGGGCGGCGCGGTGCCTAATATTTGGGTCGATACGAAAGATAAGGCGAAGCAAAGCGCCATCGAGCGGGAAAATTAA
- a CDS encoding molybdenum cofactor guanylyltransferase, with product MKAGEISMKTCVILCGGKSSRFGSDKTLFPFRGHPSMTHFLFSRLNREFERVFACAKSSKFNPPLPMIYDEFEEFSPMGALYSALKPFSGERIFIIPADMPFVEISTIRALSEQEGQICVAGDEEHRHSLCGFFDAALAPRALELYRAGEHKIGALIDRVNSKVLNFKNKEQFLNINYQNDLKGVDEI from the coding sequence ATGAAAGCCGGTGAAATTTCTATGAAAACCTGCGTCATTCTCTGCGGTGGCAAAAGCTCGCGTTTCGGCAGCGATAAAACGCTGTTTCCATTCCGCGGGCATCCCAGCATGACGCACTTTCTTTTTTCGCGCTTAAACCGCGAGTTTGAGCGGGTTTTCGCCTGCGCCAAAAGCTCTAAATTTAACCCTCCGCTTCCTATGATCTACGACGAATTTGAGGAATTTTCGCCGATGGGCGCGCTGTATTCGGCGCTAAAGCCCTTTAGCGGCGAGCGCATTTTTATCATCCCCGCCGACATGCCCTTTGTAGAAATTTCCACCATTCGCGCTCTTAGCGAGCAAGAGGGGCAAATTTGCGTAGCGGGCGACGAAGAGCACAGGCATAGCTTGTGCGGATTTTTTGACGCAGCTCTCGCGCCGCGCGCGCTTGAGCTCTACCGCGCGGGGGAGCATAAGATCGGCGCGCTCATCGATCGCGTAAATTCTAAAGTGCTAAATTTCAAAAACAAAGAGCAGTTTTTAAATATAAATTATCAAAACGATTTAAAGGGCGTAGATGAAATTTAA
- a CDS encoding phospholipase A: protein MKFKALMFAFCAMSLAAQDLSELYAKASEYEAKGDYKNAMIYYKKIAAASLAESGEKSRRNSAKNSTSSAENRASHDDTAVLNSAESQNSVAQNSAAPKPVAPNSISSNFADANSAASGSASNLASSNSASLSQNSTTSSSAMQDERNFLAQNSAPQGEQNDRNFGFLGLKYYEPIYMLFTHDFSKKPDRKADELHFEFSFERPITYDVLGFGEKISFAYAQNSWWQITQDSAPFRESNYRPELYVSAPVPFADELKIGAMHESNGKGGEESRSWNRLYTQSTWSADGFSITPRAWYAFWLDRTNEDIADYMGYGDLRASYTFGKQRLSALWRNNLHFDGSNRGAIELNYSFPIFNSGFYGYLRYFNGYGESLADYKRSVNKIGIGLSFVEF, encoded by the coding sequence ATGAAATTTAAAGCTTTAATGTTCGCGTTTTGCGCCATGAGCCTAGCCGCACAAGACCTATCCGAGCTATACGCAAAGGCTAGCGAATACGAGGCCAAGGGCGATTACAAAAACGCGATGATCTATTACAAAAAGATCGCCGCGGCAAGTCTAGCAGAAAGCGGCGAAAAGTCGCGCCGAAATTCAGCAAAAAATTCTACCTCGTCCGCAGAAAACCGCGCTTCGCACGATGATACCGCCGTTTTAAACTCCGCTGAGTCGCAAAATTCTGTCGCACAAAATTCCGCCGCGCCGAAACCTGTCGCGCCAAATTCTATTTCGTCAAATTTCGCAGACGCAAACTCGGCTGCGTCAGGCTCTGCGTCAAATTTAGCATCATCGAATTCCGCCTCGCTATCTCAGAATTCCACGACATCGAGTTCTGCGATGCAGGACGAACGGAATTTTCTAGCGCAAAATTCCGCGCCGCAAGGCGAGCAAAATGACCGAAATTTTGGATTTTTAGGGCTTAAATACTACGAGCCGATCTATATGCTCTTTACTCACGATTTTAGCAAGAAACCCGATCGTAAGGCTGACGAGCTGCATTTTGAGTTTAGCTTCGAGCGCCCGATCACCTACGACGTGCTGGGGTTTGGAGAGAAAATTTCATTTGCTTACGCGCAAAATTCCTGGTGGCAGATCACGCAGGATAGCGCGCCTTTCCGCGAGAGCAACTATCGCCCCGAGCTCTACGTTAGCGCGCCGGTGCCGTTTGCGGACGAGTTAAAGATAGGCGCAATGCACGAGTCAAACGGCAAGGGCGGCGAGGAATCGCGCTCATGGAATAGGCTCTACACCCAAAGCACCTGGAGTGCGGACGGATTTTCGATCACCCCCAGAGCGTGGTATGCGTTTTGGCTGGACCGCACGAACGAGGACATCGCGGATTATATGGGCTACGGCGATCTGCGCGCATCATACACCTTCGGCAAGCAGCGACTTAGCGCTCTGTGGCGTAACAACCTACATTTTGACGGCAGTAACCGTGGCGCGATCGAGCTAAACTACAGCTTCCCGATCTTTAACAGCGGATTTTACGGCTATCTGCGCTACTTCAATGGCTACGGCGAAAGCCTTGCGGACTACAAACGCAGCGTCAATAAGATCGGCATCGGGCTTTCTTTCGTGGAATTTTAA
- a CDS encoding class I SAM-dependent methyltransferase, with protein sequence MKLPKQLLDRYGAERQSAGEAQRTANAIAFAPVVFQVSRLMKKFGILSALNEARDGLSINEIAQKLSLSEYAVKLLLESSLSIGTVLLCGEKFRLSKAGYFLLTDEMVDVDMDFIHDVCYEGLFRLEETLESGKPEGLKVFGQWATIYEALSHLPPHVRKSWLAFDHFYSDLAFEPALKIIFSRKTDKILDVGGNTGRFAKRCVGYDENVRVTIMDLAGQIALMKDAVAGAQGAGRIEGLAADLLDPATRFPCGFDAIWLSQFLDCFGEEQIVSILSRAAESMSAETRLYILEPFWDRQRYETAAYSMTQISVYFAAMANGNSKIYHSDDMIKFAQRAGLKISQIHDGLGVGHTLLCCERAR encoded by the coding sequence ATGAAACTTCCCAAGCAGCTTTTAGACCGCTACGGCGCCGAGCGTCAAAGCGCGGGCGAGGCGCAGCGGACGGCGAACGCGATCGCCTTCGCGCCGGTGGTCTTTCAGGTCTCGCGACTGATGAAAAAATTTGGAATTTTAAGCGCGCTTAATGAGGCGCGGGACGGGCTAAGCATAAATGAGATCGCGCAGAAACTCTCGCTTAGTGAATACGCCGTAAAGCTGCTTTTGGAAAGTTCGCTTAGCATCGGCACGGTGCTGCTGTGCGGCGAGAAATTTCGGCTCAGCAAGGCGGGGTATTTTCTGCTCACCGACGAGATGGTGGACGTTGATATGGACTTCATCCACGACGTGTGCTACGAGGGGCTATTTAGGCTCGAAGAGACGCTAGAATCGGGCAAACCAGAGGGGCTAAAGGTTTTTGGGCAGTGGGCCACGATCTACGAGGCGCTTTCGCATCTGCCGCCGCACGTGCGCAAGAGCTGGCTGGCGTTTGATCATTTTTATTCGGATTTGGCGTTTGAGCCCGCGCTAAAGATCATTTTCTCGCGCAAGACGGATAAAATTTTAGACGTAGGCGGCAATACGGGGCGCTTTGCTAAGCGGTGCGTAGGCTACGACGAAAATGTGCGCGTCACGATAATGGATCTTGCGGGGCAGATCGCGCTGATGAAAGACGCCGTCGCAGGCGCGCAGGGCGCAGGGCGCATAGAGGGGCTTGCGGCCGATCTGCTGGATCCCGCCACGCGCTTTCCGTGCGGCTTTGACGCGATCTGGCTCAGTCAGTTTTTGGACTGCTTCGGCGAGGAGCAGATCGTAAGCATCCTCTCGCGCGCGGCGGAGTCGATGAGCGCGGAGACGCGGCTTTATATTTTGGAGCCGTTTTGGGACAGGCAGCGCTACGAAACCGCCGCGTATAGCATGACGCAGATCAGCGTGTATTTCGCCGCTATGGCAAACGGCAATAGCAAAATTTATCATTCGGACGATATGATTAAATTTGCGCAGCGCGCAGGGCTTAAAATTTCGCAAATTCACGACGGACTCGGCGTCGGACACACGCTGCTTTGTTGCGAAAGGGCGCGCTGA
- the hisI gene encoding phosphoribosyl-AMP cyclohydrolase encodes MKVDWQKLGGLLPAIVQDAGDGAVLMLAYMNEEALSLTLQTGYAHYFSRSKGRIWKKGEESGHVQLVREAFLDCDNDTLLLKIEQCGGSACHTGSRSCFFKEISLQKRGENIQSPGACDAKNSAIQNFTAVNSAAECSEQNLDAAAQNSTLESSAEKSPYGILDEIYHVCLDRKLNGEPALSYVASLYAKGENAYLKKIAEEACEFALACKDLSRSELYADIAREGFGEHRVGEPRYDVIYEGADLLFHLLLALAARNIHPDALLDELARRQGQSGIEEKRRREK; translated from the coding sequence ATGAAGGTAGATTGGCAAAAATTAGGCGGGCTGCTCCCCGCGATCGTGCAGGACGCGGGTGACGGCGCGGTTTTGATGCTCGCGTATATGAACGAAGAGGCGCTAAGCCTGACGTTGCAAACGGGCTACGCGCACTACTTCTCGCGCAGCAAGGGGCGCATCTGGAAAAAGGGCGAGGAGAGCGGGCATGTTCAGCTTGTGCGAGAGGCTTTTTTGGACTGCGATAACGATACGCTGCTACTTAAGATCGAGCAATGCGGCGGTAGTGCCTGCCATACGGGCTCGCGAAGCTGTTTTTTCAAAGAGATTTCGTTGCAAAAACGCGGCGAAAATATCCAGAGCCCGGGCGCTTGCGATGCAAAAAATTCCGCAATTCAAAATTTCACGGCGGTAAATTCCGCCGCAGAGTGCAGCGAGCAAAATTTAGACGCCGCCGCGCAAAATTCTACGCTCGAAAGCTCCGCAGAAAAAAGCCCGTATGGTATTTTGGACGAAATTTATCACGTCTGCTTGGATCGCAAGCTAAACGGCGAGCCCGCGCTCTCCTACGTCGCCTCGCTCTACGCGAAGGGCGAAAACGCCTATCTCAAAAAGATCGCCGAGGAGGCGTGCGAGTTCGCGCTGGCGTGCAAGGACCTTTCGCGCAGCGAGCTTTACGCAGACATCGCGCGCGAGGGCTTCGGCGAGCATAGAGTGGGCGAGCCGCGATACGACGTGATTTACGAGGGGGCGGATCTTTTATTTCACCTTCTGCTCGCACTTGCAGCGCGCAATATCCACCCAGACGCCCTACTTGACGAACTAGCGCGCAGGCAAGGGCAAAGCGGCATCGAGGAAAAGCGGCGTCGCGAAAAATGA
- a CDS encoding NTF2 fold immunity protein, with the protein MKQITMQEALDAVSERYCKGHHYENVALTDEMVRRICEVKSLVNMGFIATAITDAALEHLATLPKLAYLFLQDSDKISGEGFRYFAAHAKLEHIGIENVNITDEGLKAIVQIPKLKSLRLVNSRVSFTGLLAAADTKIQFYLDGGRFSKGQIAEFEQAQRDAAKGKKKLDPQDAAAARGALLAFFAAMSEWEKFATSRIDDADDGEVQRRCDELFARYCTPVRRSGFRPEGISFSMMEGGTYGGYELTDAECESKNKIYIYAKDEHGFARRFLLVRKNGRWLVDRCQDMDGKNRGL; encoded by the coding sequence ATGAAGCAGATCACGATGCAGGAGGCTTTGGACGCGGTTAGCGAGCGCTACTGCAAAGGCCATCACTACGAAAACGTAGCACTCACCGATGAGATGGTGCGCCGCATCTGCGAGGTAAAAAGCCTCGTAAATATGGGCTTTATAGCCACGGCGATTACGGACGCGGCACTAGAGCATCTAGCCACGCTGCCGAAGCTTGCGTATCTGTTTTTGCAAGATAGCGATAAGATAAGCGGCGAGGGCTTTAGATACTTTGCAGCACACGCCAAGCTCGAACACATCGGCATCGAAAACGTTAACATCACGGATGAGGGGCTAAAAGCGATCGTGCAAATCCCAAAGCTAAAATCACTGCGCCTGGTCAATTCGCGCGTGAGCTTTACGGGGCTGCTAGCCGCGGCAGATACGAAAATCCAGTTTTATCTAGACGGCGGGCGCTTTAGCAAGGGGCAAATTGCGGAGTTTGAGCAGGCGCAAAGAGACGCCGCAAAGGGCAAAAAGAAGCTTGATCCCCAGGACGCTGCGGCGGCACGCGGCGCGCTGCTTGCGTTTTTCGCGGCGATGAGCGAATGGGAGAAATTTGCCACATCGCGAATTGATGACGCAGACGACGGCGAGGTGCAGCGCAGATGCGACGAGCTCTTTGCGCGCTACTGCACGCCCGTTAGGCGCAGCGGCTTTCGCCCCGAGGGCATTTCGTTTTCGATGATGGAGGGCGGCACCTACGGCGGGTACGAGCTAACGGACGCCGAATGCGAGAGCAAAAATAAAATTTACATCTACGCCAAGGACGAACACGGCTTTGCGCGCCGCTTCCTGCTCGTGCGCAAGAACGGGCGCTGGCTCGTAGACAGATGCCAAGACATGGACGGCAAAAACCGCGGGCTGTAA
- a CDS encoding branched-chain amino acid transaminase, whose protein sequence is MAQIQEAELIWKDGKLIPWAEATTHVLTHSLHYGNAVFEGVRAYKTDKGYAIFRLDEHTARLEISAKLCLIKLPFSFEQLRQAQIDVVAKNRFDQTVYIRPLAYFGYGSMGVSSTNCSVNVIVAAWQWGAYMGEEALRKGIKAKISSWIKPAQFSMMAKAKASANYFNSQMANFEAVDAGYDEAILLDPQGFVAEGPGECLFIVKEGVIITPPNDTSLESITQNSVIEIARSLGYEVRRERIARDQLYAADEAFFTGTAAEVTPISNIDGRIIGKGEMGEITSHLQKAYFAVVTGKDPKFEHWLTYVK, encoded by the coding sequence ATGGCACAAATTCAAGAGGCCGAGCTCATCTGGAAAGACGGCAAACTAATCCCCTGGGCGGAGGCTACTACCCACGTTTTGACGCATTCTCTGCACTACGGAAACGCCGTATTTGAGGGCGTACGCGCCTATAAAACCGACAAAGGCTACGCGATTTTCCGCTTGGACGAGCACACTGCCCGTCTTGAAATTTCGGCAAAACTCTGCCTGATCAAGCTTCCGTTTAGCTTCGAGCAGCTTCGTCAGGCCCAGATCGACGTCGTCGCGAAAAACCGCTTCGATCAGACCGTCTATATCCGCCCGCTAGCATACTTCGGCTACGGCTCGATGGGCGTTTCATCTACGAACTGCTCGGTAAACGTCATCGTAGCAGCGTGGCAATGGGGCGCGTATATGGGCGAAGAGGCGCTACGCAAGGGCATCAAAGCCAAAATTTCATCGTGGATAAAGCCGGCGCAATTTTCGATGATGGCAAAAGCCAAAGCGAGCGCGAATTATTTCAACTCGCAGATGGCAAATTTCGAAGCGGTCGATGCGGGATACGATGAGGCGATACTGCTCGATCCGCAGGGCTTCGTCGCGGAGGGGCCGGGCGAGTGCCTATTTATCGTAAAAGAGGGCGTCATCATCACTCCGCCTAACGACACCAGCCTAGAGAGCATCACTCAAAATTCAGTCATAGAAATCGCGCGCAGCCTGGGCTACGAAGTCCGCAGAGAGCGCATCGCTCGCGATCAGCTCTATGCCGCGGACGAAGCGTTTTTTACTGGCACCGCCGCGGAGGTCACGCCGATTAGCAATATCGACGGTAGGATCATCGGCAAGGGCGAGATGGGCGAGATCACGAGTCACTTGCAAAAGGCGTATTTCGCCGTCGTCACGGGCAAAGACCCAAAATTTGAGCACTGGCTCACATACGTTAAATAA